The genomic window TCGAGCCAGGGGCTCGATCGCGCTTGCCACGACCGGGCTCCCCATAGCCCTCCATCGGGGCCTCGATGAGCCAGGAACTCGAACGCGCGCGCGACAATCCGCCCCCGCCGATCAGTCGGCGGTGGGGCCGGTGGATCGCACTGGCGGCGTGTCTGCTCGCGGCGGCGCTGCTCGCCCCCCACGCGGGGACGCTGAGCCTCTCCCTGTCGCTGGCGTGGCCGGCCGCCGAGCGCTGGCTCGCGCTCCGCGGCTCCCCTGTCGTGCACGAGGAAGTCGTCCTCGGGATCGCGGGCCGAAACGTCCGCGCGGACCTCTACCGTCCACCGGCGCCTCGTGGGGGTATCGTCCTCGTCCACGGCCTGTCGTCCCTGGGGCGACGGCAACCCGATCTCGCTCGACTGGCTCGCCTGATCGCCGAGCGCGGCCAGGTCGTCGTGGTTCCTCACATCGAGGGGCTGGCCCGTTTTCGGCTGGACGGCAGCGAAGTACAGGAGATCCGGGCCGTGGCCGACTATGCCCGGCGTCGATGGGATCACGTGGGCCTGGCCGGATTCTCGTTCGGCGCCGGCCCGGTGCTGCTGGCCGCGGCCGACGTGCCCGATCTCAGGATCGTGGGCTCGTTCGGCGGCTATGCCGACCTCCGCCACGTCGTGTTGTTCGTGACCACCGGTGTACACCGCTGGCAGGGCCAGCGTCACGTCGAGCGCCAGGAGCCCTACAACCGCTGGAAGCTTCTCTCCCTGCTGGCCGGCTTCGTCGCCAGCGAGCCCGACGGCGTTCGCCTCCAGGAGATCGCGGCGCGCCGGCTCGCCAACCCGGCCGACGACACGGGGCCGCTACAGGCGCGACTCGAAGCCGACGGACGCGCCGTGCTGGCCCTCGTCATGAACGACCGCGAGGACGCATTCGAGCGGCTGCTGGCCGCGCTACCCCCGGCCGCTCGGCACGCCCTGGAACGGCTGTCCGCCGTCCGGGCGGTGAGCCGGATTCGGGCCCCCCTGCTCATCGCCCACGGCGCCCGGGATCCGTCCATCCCCTACACCGAGAGCCTGCGGCTGGCCGCGGGGGCCGGGCAGCGGGCACGGCTCACTGTTTTCGAGACCTTCCATCACACCGGGCCTCCGTCGGAAGGCCTCTCCCTCGCCGCCGGGATCGCCGACGGCGCGCGCCTGCTCCAGCTGATCGACGGCCTCCTTTCACGCCGCTGACGGCCGGGTGTCTTATACGGGTGCGATGGGTCAGCAGCCCTTCGAGGCCGTTATGGAACTGCACCATGCCGAGATCTTTCGCTATCTGAGGCGGGTGACCGCCCGGGCCAGCGACGCCGACGACCTCTCGCAGGAGACCTTTCTGCGAGCGTGGAAGGCCTACCGCCACCTGGATGGCGAGGCCAACGTTCGGGCCTGGCTCTTCACGATCGCCACCAATCTGGCCAGGAACCACTTCCGCAACGAGCGCCGGCGGCGCCAGGCGCAGGCCTCGGCCCGTTCCGTGCGCTCCGAGCTCGATGGGAGCGCGCCCGACGGCGAGGCGGTCTTCAACGAGACCCGGACCCGGCTCGACATGGTAGTGGCGAGCCTGCCGCTCAAGCAACGGCTGGCCTTCGTCCAGCGGAAGATCCACGACCTCGACTACGAGGCGATCGCGCGCAGCCTGAACTGCTCGGCGGAGACCGCCCGGGCCCATGTGTTCCAGGCCCTCAAGAAGATCCGCCGCGAGCTCGAAGGGCTCGCGCTCCCCGTCATGGAGCGTCAGGTATGAACGCCAAACCCCGGGTGTGCGAACAGATCGAGCAAGACTTGATGGCGGCGGCCGCCGGCGAGGCGGAGCCGGCGGTGACGCGGCGGGTCCACGACCACATCGGCGTGTGCGCGCCGTGCGGCGGCGAGTATGCGCGTTACCGAGCCCTCGAGCACGCGCTGGGCAGCTGGCGCCAGGCGCCGCTGGCCCCGGCCATCGTCGAGGACGCGCGAAAGCGGCTGGAGTCCAGGCTCGGTGAGCTCAAGCGGCGCACCCTGGCGTACCGGATCTTCCCCTCCCCCCTCGGCAACATCCTCATCGCGGCATCCGAACAGGGCGTCTCGCTCATCGAGTATCTCGGTCGGGCCAAGAGCCTCAGCCAGTCGCGCCTGAGCCGTCTGCACGGCGTGGAGACCATCGAGGACGGCGAGGAGCTGGAACGCCTCTACCACGAGCTCCTCGAATACCTGGGGGGCCGGCGCAGTCGCTTCGGGTGGCCGCTCGATCTCCGGCTCGTGCGCAGCGATTTCCACCGCAGCGTGCTCCGGGCCACGGCCGAGATCCCCTACGGGGCCCTCATGTCCTACTCGGGCGTGGCCTGCGAAGTGGGCAAGCCGACGGCCAGCCGGGCCGTCGCCCAGGCGCTGCGCTGGAATCCCCTGCCCATCGTGATTCCTTGCCACCGCGTCGTCGGAAGCACCGGCAGCCTCGTCGGGTATGCCGGGGACAAGATCAGTCTCAAGGAGCACCTGCTCTGTGCCGAGGGCATTTGCATCGAGCGCACCAGGCCCATGCCCCAGGTGAACCCCGACGCGATGTACGTCGGCGAGCCCCGGAGCCGCTGGTACTGCCTGCCCACCTGCCCCTCTCTCGAATCGCTGGCCCATCGGCGCCGCCTCGTATTCTTCGGCACCAGGCAACGGGCCGAGGGTGACGGACGCGAGCCCTGCGACAGCTGCCGGCCCGACCTGCACCCGCTCAACTCGTAGTCACCCGCTCCGCACGCTCTGCCGTCGGTTTCACGACGGCGCCCGAACGGGGTCGTACGGGCACATGCACTTCAACGAGTACACGATGGAGCGGCTCGTCAAGGAGCGGCACGCCGAGCTGCTCGAAGCGGCCCGGCTCGAGGCCCTGCTCAGGCAGGCGCCGTCGCGGTCCAGCGCGCTGCGCCTCGCGCTGGGCACCGCGCTCATCCGCCTCGGCGCGTGGCTCCTGCGCCGCTCCTACGCGCCCGTCTAGTCTTCGCGCGCGCCGACGCCGCGCCCTGGGGGTCGGGAGGGGTCAGCGACACCCGTTTCCCTCGCGCGTGTGCGGACCTCGCGCGCAGATGGAGCCCGGTCCCAGCGGGTCCCTGCGGTCGCCGCCCTCGTGATCTCGATGCGCCCTTCCCGACCCCCAGGACGCGGCGTCGGCGCGTGGGCGCGCTCAGCGCCTCGCAGGCTCGCGCTGGACCAGTGGCCGCAGGCGGGCGAGGGCGACGGCGACGCTGGCGGCGATCACGGCCAGGACGAGCCAGGCCGTGCCGTACCCGCCGGTGATCTCGACGACGACGCCGAACAGGGGCGGTCCCACCAGGACTCCGGACCAGGCGGAGGCGACGGCGACGCCGGTGAGCAGGCCCGCGTAGCGAGAGCCGGCGATCTCGGCAACCAGCGCGAAGTAGAGCCCGACCCAGCCGAAGGCCCCGGCCCCGGCCAGGGGCGCCAGAATCCAGAGCAGGGCAGGCGGTAGCGCCGTGTCCAGCGCGAAAGCGGCGAAGCTGCCGGCCCCGACGAGCGCGGTCGCCACGACGCCCGGCCGGCGACGTCCGCCCAGAACACGGTCGCTCACCAGACCTCCGCCGATCCGGCCAATCGTGCCGCCCGCCTGGGCCAAAGCGAGCAGCTGGCCGGCCGCCACCGCGGAGAGGTCGAAGCTGTCCCGGGCGTAGAGGGTGAAGTATGCGAGCAGGGACGCCTGCATCATGGACAAGAGAAACGCGCCGGCCAGCAACATGCGCACGCCCCCTCGGGCCAGGAACGGGCCGAGCTCGCTGAGCCGGGGCCGGACCACCCGCTGCGCCTGGTCCGTCTTCGTCGGATTCCGATAGAGCGCCACGACCGCGAGGCCGGCTAGCGCGGCGACCGCGCCCGCGATGACCAGGGCATGGCGCCAGCCGAGCTCGACGGCGATCAGGGGCAGGAGCAGGGCGCCGGCGATACCGCCCAGCGTCAGGCCGGTCTGCTTGATGCCCATCGCCACGCCGCGCTGGTGGGACGGGAACCAGTCGGCCACCGCCTTGCCGGTCGTCGGATTGCCGACGCTGAATCCGAATCCAGCGCCGACCAAGCAGAGGAGCAGCGCGGGCAGGCTCGGGCCGGCGGCGGCCAACGCCACCAGCACCCCCGTCACGGCCATGCCGAGCGCGAGCGTGAGCCGCGCTCCCAGACGGTCGGTGAGCCACCCGGCCGGCAGCGACATCGCGACGCCGCCCAGGTAGACGGCCGGCAGCAGCAAGCCCACCTGCACGCGGGTCAGGCCCAGGTCGTCGAGCAGAAACGGCGCGAGTGGAGCCGCGGCGAGCGCGGCCAGCGCGGCCGCCGCATAGGCCAGGGTGACGAGCGCGAGGATGGCCCAGCGGGCCATCACTGAGGATCAGCGCTCCGGGCGAGACGCCGGAGAAGTGGCCTCGATCGCGCCGTTCAGGACGTGCTGTAGCCGCGTGATCATCTGCCCGGCGTGGCTGCCCGGCCAGTAGACGCGTCCGCAGCCCTGACACACTCGAAAGTCGTCGTGAATCCCGAAGACCCGTGGGGGCACGCGATCCCGCACCGCCTCCCTGTCCACCGGCGCCAGCAGGCCGTTGCACTCGAGGCAGCGCGTCAGCCAGGCGGACTCTGGCGGGGTGAGCTGCAGCCTGGTCACTGTCTCGATGAGCTGCAGCTGTACCTCCACGCTCCGGATCAGACAGCCCAGATCGCTCGCGGAGGCGGCGAGCCCCGCGTCGCGGGTGACCAGGATGCGCGCCTCCCGGCGGGCGACATCCAGGAGTCGGCTGTCGTCCGCCGGCCCCGGATAGACGGTGTCATAGCCCATGGCCCGGAGCCAGTGGGCCAGGCGGCCGAGCATCGTATCCACGACGAAACGGGGCACGGGCGCTCCCTCGAAGGCATCTTAGCGCGGGTGGCGCTACAATGGACGCGGCCCGACGTCCACCGCGGGAGGACACGGCCATGACGGCTGAGCAGAAGGTCGGGACCGTCACCGACTACTACGCGAAGATCGGCGTCGCGGCGATCCACCTCACCGAGGGCCCACTCCGGGTCGGCGACCAGATTCGCTTTCGCGGCCACACGACCGATTTCATCCAACCCATCGAGTCCCTGCAAATCGAGCACCAGGAGGTGCCGCGCGCCGAGCAGGGGACCGAGGTGGCCGTCAAGGTCCGCGAGCGCGTGCGCAAGCACGACGAGGTGCTGCGGGTGCCTGCGGTTCCGGAGTAGCGGTCCGGCCACCACACGCGGATCGCGCCGCTCTCGTATCGAGACCGCTTCGGACGAGCTCCGCGCCAGGTTGCCGACAGGCAGGCTGCGGTAGTGCCGGCCCGGCCGGGGCGCGCAGCGCGGTTGACACCCCGAGCGCTGCCGCCTAGCATCCGGCAAGCGGAGGGGCGCACGTGACGACGACGAAGGAGCCGGTCGGCGTGGTCGGGGTCGGGCTGATGGGCACGGCCATCACCAGACGCCTGCGCGGCGCCGGCTTCGACGTGCTGGGCTACGACGTGGAGCCGTCGAAGCTCGCCGGGCTCGCCGCGCTGGGCGGTCGCGCCGCACGTTCCCTCGACGAGGTCGCGCGCGCCTGCCGCACCGTGGTGCTCTGCGTGTTCAACACCGAGCAGGTCGAGGAGGTCGTCGCCGGCTTGCTCGCCGCGCGCCCGAGCGGCGCGGGGCCTCTCACCGTCGTGTGCACGAGCACCTGCGACCCCGATCGCATCGCCGCGCTGGCCGCCCGCCTGCCCGCCGAGCGCGTGCGGTTCCTGGAGGCGCCGGTGTCCGGCACCAGCGAGCAGACGGCGCGGGGCAACGCGCTCGGGTTGATCGGCGGCGAGCTCGAGGTCATGACGGCAGCGGCCGGCGTGCTCGACGCCATCTGCCCGCGACGGCATCACCTGGGCGCCGTGGGCAACGGCGGGCGCGCCAAGCTCGCCATCAACCTGATCCTGGACATCAACCGCGCCGGCCTGGCCGAAGGGCTCGTCTTCGCCGAGCGTGTGGGCCTGGACCCGGCCGCCTTCCTGAAGGTCGCCCGGGAGTCCGCCGCCTACTCGCAGATCA from Candidatus Methylomirabilota bacterium includes these protein-coding regions:
- a CDS encoding translation elongation factor-like protein → MTAEQKVGTVTDYYAKIGVAAIHLTEGPLRVGDQIRFRGHTTDFIQPIESLQIEHQEVPRAEQGTEVAVKVRERVRKHDEVLRVPAVPE
- a CDS encoding CocE/NonD family hydrolase — encoded protein: MSQELERARDNPPPPISRRWGRWIALAACLLAAALLAPHAGTLSLSLSLAWPAAERWLALRGSPVVHEEVVLGIAGRNVRADLYRPPAPRGGIVLVHGLSSLGRRQPDLARLARLIAERGQVVVVPHIEGLARFRLDGSEVQEIRAVADYARRRWDHVGLAGFSFGAGPVLLAAADVPDLRIVGSFGGYADLRHVVLFVTTGVHRWQGQRHVERQEPYNRWKLLSLLAGFVASEPDGVRLQEIAARRLANPADDTGPLQARLEADGRAVLALVMNDREDAFERLLAALPPAARHALERLSAVRAVSRIRAPLLIAHGARDPSIPYTESLRLAAGAGQRARLTVFETFHHTGPPSEGLSLAAGIADGARLLQLIDGLLSRR
- a CDS encoding NAD(P)-dependent oxidoreductase, which produces MTTTKEPVGVVGVGLMGTAITRRLRGAGFDVLGYDVEPSKLAGLAALGGRAARSLDEVARACRTVVLCVFNTEQVEEVVAGLLAARPSGAGPLTVVCTSTCDPDRIAALAARLPAERVRFLEAPVSGTSEQTARGNALGLIGGELEVMTAAAGVLDAICPRRHHLGAVGNGGRAKLAINLILDINRAGLAEGLVFAERVGLDPAAFLKVARESAAYSQIMDVKGDKMVAGDFSPHGRIAQTLKDILLTLDQAGRRGQQLPLGEVYADLVKGCAAHGEADRDNSAVIQELRRRRAQPGASSARQ
- a CDS encoding RNA polymerase sigma factor, translated to MGQQPFEAVMELHHAEIFRYLRRVTARASDADDLSQETFLRAWKAYRHLDGEANVRAWLFTIATNLARNHFRNERRRRQAQASARSVRSELDGSAPDGEAVFNETRTRLDMVVASLPLKQRLAFVQRKIHDLDYEAIARSLNCSAETARAHVFQALKKIRRELEGLALPVMERQV
- a CDS encoding methylated-DNA--[protein]-cysteine S-methyltransferase → MNAKPRVCEQIEQDLMAAAAGEAEPAVTRRVHDHIGVCAPCGGEYARYRALEHALGSWRQAPLAPAIVEDARKRLESRLGELKRRTLAYRIFPSPLGNILIAASEQGVSLIEYLGRAKSLSQSRLSRLHGVETIEDGEELERLYHELLEYLGGRRSRFGWPLDLRLVRSDFHRSVLRATAEIPYGALMSYSGVACEVGKPTASRAVAQALRWNPLPIVIPCHRVVGSTGSLVGYAGDKISLKEHLLCAEGICIERTRPMPQVNPDAMYVGEPRSRWYCLPTCPSLESLAHRRRLVFFGTRQRAEGDGREPCDSCRPDLHPLNS
- a CDS encoding Mut7-C RNAse domain-containing protein — translated: MPRFVVDTMLGRLAHWLRAMGYDTVYPGPADDSRLLDVARREARILVTRDAGLAASASDLGCLIRSVEVQLQLIETVTRLQLTPPESAWLTRCLECNGLLAPVDREAVRDRVPPRVFGIHDDFRVCQGCGRVYWPGSHAGQMITRLQHVLNGAIEATSPASRPER
- a CDS encoding MFS transporter — encoded protein: MARWAILALVTLAYAAAALAALAAAPLAPFLLDDLGLTRVQVGLLLPAVYLGGVAMSLPAGWLTDRLGARLTLALGMAVTGVLVALAAAGPSLPALLLCLVGAGFGFSVGNPTTGKAVADWFPSHQRGVAMGIKQTGLTLGGIAGALLLPLIAVELGWRHALVIAGAVAALAGLAVVALYRNPTKTDQAQRVVRPRLSELGPFLARGGVRMLLAGAFLLSMMQASLLAYFTLYARDSFDLSAVAAGQLLALAQAGGTIGRIGGGLVSDRVLGGRRRPGVVATALVGAGSFAAFALDTALPPALLWILAPLAGAGAFGWVGLYFALVAEIAGSRYAGLLTGVAVASAWSGVLVGPPLFGVVVEITGGYGTAWLVLAVIAASVAVALARLRPLVQREPARR